From the genome of Gemmatimonadaceae bacterium, one region includes:
- a CDS encoding sigma-54 dependent transcriptional regulator has translation MKILLTLQDVEPAVRLNALLEAEGIETAVVSPLDDMRATIRREKPDVMVFSGDLADPASVALVKEQLWDGAASVGLSDIADDEHLERLRDAGYVELYPKPVNYAEVLASLKRILERRRLQRLTGLIGESDAVREVMVQVEQMAPVTATALVEGESGTGKELVARALHLLGARKAKPFIAVNVGALPETLLESELFGHEKGAFTGAAERRLGRFELADRGTIFLDEIGEIPIGTQVKLLRVLEEREFMRVGGASPIKVDVRVIAATNRPLRDQVEQGSFRSDLFYRLNVLRIHLPPLRDRREDIPILVRHFIRDYSKQHDRAFHGISAAAMQILVEYPWPGNVRELRNLIESMVVLSPGHEIHPEDLPRQIRDGGSRYLPVHIGPILRSEENSAAGRELEFIVRSLIELKLQVEELRRRFDEEGADGAESRRRDGWIGDVQPAAINGSRDGGGVGGGSSLASARAPAIEPLDQPPPPNVVTILPGTKMSDIERTVIEAALKETKGNRRRAAEMLGIGERTLYRKIKEYRVPEEEYSIG, from the coding sequence ATGAAGATCCTCCTCACGCTGCAAGACGTCGAGCCAGCCGTTAGGCTCAATGCGCTCCTCGAGGCGGAGGGAATCGAGACGGCGGTCGTCTCTCCCCTCGACGACATGCGCGCGACCATACGCCGCGAGAAGCCGGACGTCATGGTTTTCAGTGGTGATCTTGCCGATCCAGCATCCGTGGCGCTTGTGAAGGAGCAACTCTGGGATGGCGCCGCGTCCGTTGGGTTGAGCGACATCGCGGACGACGAGCACCTCGAGCGGCTGCGCGACGCCGGCTACGTCGAGCTCTATCCAAAGCCGGTCAACTACGCCGAGGTCCTCGCGAGCCTCAAGCGCATTCTCGAGCGGCGTCGCCTGCAGCGCCTAACGGGGCTCATCGGCGAGAGCGATGCCGTTCGCGAAGTCATGGTCCAGGTCGAGCAAATGGCCCCGGTGACTGCCACCGCGCTCGTCGAAGGCGAGAGCGGTACCGGGAAGGAGCTCGTCGCCCGCGCGCTCCACCTGCTCGGCGCGCGCAAGGCGAAGCCGTTCATTGCCGTGAACGTCGGTGCGCTGCCCGAAACGCTGCTCGAAAGCGAGCTGTTCGGTCACGAAAAGGGCGCCTTCACGGGCGCTGCCGAGCGGAGGTTGGGCCGCTTCGAGCTCGCTGACCGAGGCACGATCTTCCTCGACGAGATCGGGGAGATCCCGATCGGCACTCAGGTGAAACTCCTCCGGGTGCTCGAAGAGCGTGAGTTCATGCGCGTCGGCGGCGCGTCGCCGATCAAAGTCGACGTGCGGGTCATTGCCGCCACGAATCGGCCGCTGCGCGATCAGGTGGAGCAGGGAAGCTTCCGGAGCGATCTGTTTTATCGCCTGAACGTCCTTCGCATTCACCTGCCGCCGCTGCGCGACCGACGCGAGGACATACCGATCCTCGTTCGGCACTTCATTAGGGACTACTCGAAGCAGCACGACCGCGCCTTTCACGGCATCAGCGCCGCGGCGATGCAGATTCTCGTCGAGTATCCGTGGCCGGGAAATGTCCGCGAGCTGCGCAATCTCATCGAGAGCATGGTCGTGCTTTCGCCGGGGCACGAGATTCACCCCGAAGACTTGCCCAGACAAATTCGGGACGGCGGTTCCCGCTATTTGCCCGTGCACATCGGGCCGATACTTCGAAGCGAGGAGAACAGTGCCGCTGGCCGCGAATTGGAGTTCATCGTGCGGAGCCTGATCGAGCTCAAGTTGCAGGTCGAGGAGCTACGTCGGCGGTTCGACGAGGAGGGCGCCGACGGCGCGGAATCGCGTCGTCGTGATGGCTGGATCGGTGATGTTCAACCGGCGGCGATCAATGGTAGTCGCGATGGCGGCGGGGTCGGCGGCGGCTCGAGCCTCGCGAGCGCGCGCGCGCCGGCAATCGAGCCACTCGATCAGCCTCCGCCGCCCAACGTCGTGACCATTTTGCCCGGCACCAAAATGTCCGACATCGAGCGGACGGTGATCGAGGCAGCGCTCAAGGAGACGAAGGGGAATCGCCGCCGCGCAGCTGAGATGTTGGGCATCGGCGAGCGCACCCTCTACCGGAAGATCAAGGAGTACCGCGTTCCGGAGGAGGAGTACTCGATTGGTTGA
- a CDS encoding HD-GYP domain-containing protein: MNRKLWLYRALVFSGALISSVALFLRSRQVSSEELFAILLLSVLAIVAELLGFVLPNSARGSIAFIPYLACSLVVPSWPTIAGVVIVKALVETTNRNKVSSGLLNVALHALTVSGAIWLYTLLGGRSLLLAPEASLLKATLTSSIPALLSIAFAILANTMIACGYLAIRQEQALLRLWRQTALPTIAMDFLAGPVVFIFAWLYAAHGAVAAAALWVPLLGLREVQTANLALQRTNEELLQLMIKSIEARDLYTSGHSRRVQRYSVIIARGLGLSVRETELIGKAALLHDVGKIYEKYGPILRKADKLTSEEWSTMQEHPADGANLVATMSGLKEIIPAIRHHHENWDGSGYPDGLAGERIPLAARIISFADTIDAMTSERPYRQPLSEAQVRSEIIRCRGRQFDPAITDRLIASTIWHSLFQPAKRSASPIPALSLLASKRGIRETA, translated from the coding sequence ATGAATCGCAAACTCTGGTTATACAGAGCACTCGTGTTCAGTGGGGCGCTGATCAGCAGCGTCGCACTGTTCCTGCGCTCGCGACAGGTTTCCTCAGAAGAGCTATTTGCGATTCTCCTGCTGTCGGTGCTCGCAATTGTAGCGGAACTCCTCGGTTTCGTCCTGCCCAATTCAGCGCGCGGTTCTATAGCGTTTATTCCCTACCTCGCTTGCTCCCTTGTTGTGCCGAGCTGGCCGACTATTGCTGGTGTTGTGATCGTGAAAGCGTTGGTCGAGACGACCAATAGAAACAAGGTTAGCTCTGGTTTGCTGAATGTCGCGTTGCATGCGCTAACGGTTTCGGGAGCGATTTGGCTTTACACACTTCTTGGCGGGAGAAGCCTCCTCCTTGCCCCGGAGGCTTCTCTACTCAAGGCCACCCTAACGTCGAGCATTCCAGCGCTCCTTTCGATCGCGTTTGCGATCCTGGCGAACACAATGATCGCCTGTGGTTACTTGGCCATTAGGCAGGAACAAGCCCTGCTTCGTTTGTGGCGACAGACGGCGCTGCCGACGATAGCAATGGATTTCCTTGCGGGCCCAGTGGTATTCATCTTTGCGTGGCTTTACGCGGCACATGGTGCGGTTGCCGCTGCGGCATTGTGGGTGCCGCTTCTGGGGCTTCGTGAAGTCCAGACCGCGAATCTTGCGCTGCAGCGAACAAACGAGGAGTTGCTGCAGTTGATGATCAAATCGATAGAAGCCCGCGACCTGTACACGTCCGGTCACTCACGCCGTGTTCAGAGGTATTCCGTCATCATCGCTCGAGGGCTTGGCTTATCGGTGCGTGAGACAGAACTGATAGGAAAGGCGGCGCTACTTCATGACGTGGGCAAGATTTACGAGAAGTACGGACCGATCCTTCGGAAAGCGGATAAACTAACATCTGAAGAATGGTCAACTATGCAGGAACACCCGGCGGACGGAGCGAATCTTGTCGCCACGATGAGCGGTTTAAAGGAGATAATTCCTGCTATTCGGCACCATCACGAGAACTGGGATGGCAGTGGATATCCTGATGGCCTCGCGGGCGAGAGAATTCCACTGGCGGCGCGAATTATCTCGTTCGCGGACACGATCGACGCGATGACAAGTGAGCGGCCCTACCGCCAGCCTCTAAGTGAAGCTCAAGTAAGATCTGAGATCATCCGTTGCCGCGGCCGCCAATTCGATCCTGCGATCACGGATCGGCTCATTGCGAGTACCATTTGGCACAGCCTTTTCCAGCCCGCGAAGCGCAGCGCCTCTCCGATACCAGCCCTCTCTCTGCTGGCCTCAAAACGGGGAATTCGCGAGACTGCTTGA